The Collibacillus ludicampi region ATACACGGGATGATACACACAGTTTGGAATCTGACGATGTTCTTCCATTGGATTTTCTGCTATGACAACATAATCGACCAGATAACCCGGAATGACGACTTCTTTTGGATGGAAGGTCCCTGACTTCGCTAAATATTTTACTTGCACAATAACTTTTCCTCCACAAGCCTTCGCCGCTTGCGCCGCTGATAGAATTTCCAGTTTTAACGGTTCTTCTTCAGTAGTAATATTTCCGTTCTCATCCGCAGAAGTCCCCCGGATTAATACATAATCAAAAGATATGGCTTTATAAAACAAATACTCCTGATCATCAATTGTTAAAATTTCTACCAGATTTTCTTTCGTTTTGGTTCTTTCATTGAACTTACCTCCATCGATTCGAGGGTCAACGAAAGTACCAAGACCAATAGGAGAGATTTGACCAGGTAAACCATTTGCGATGGTACGAAAGAGATGAGTTAATTGACCCTGTGGCAAACAATAGGCATCGATTTTATTATCTTCAATCATCTTCCTGATTTTTGGAGCAAGCCCCCAATGCCCTCCAATAATTCGTTTGATGAGTCCCTCTTCTGCTAAATATTCAATACCATTGTTTCGATCCGATTGACCGGCAGCATGAAAAATCGTTAAATTTTTGGGATGACCAGTCTCAAGAAATCTTCTGCGTATATCCATCAAAATACGATCACATTGCCCCATACCACCAAAACCTGTAAAGGCAATCGTACATCCATCAGGTATCGTACGTACAAGATCTTCAGATTTTACGATTTTCATTTTGCTACACCACCTTTTATTGCCGTAATTTCGGAGCTCTTGAATATGCGATCAGGATGACTAAAAGTGTCAAACCTTGCACTACTTGTCGAACCCCCGCCGGCATACCACTTGCAACGAGCACATTCGTAAGCAAGGTTAAGACAATCGCACCCAATGCCGCGCCAATTAAGGTTCCTTCTCCACCGCTCAATTTTGTACCCCCAATTACAACTGCAGCGATAGATAATAACGTATAGTCATTTGCCATTTGTAATTGTGCATTACCACTATACCCAAGTAACACAAGTCCAGCCAAAATACCTATGACTCCGGAGAATACATAGGTCAAAATGACTGTGCGATTCACACGAATTCCGCATAGTTGGGCAGCCCGCCGGTTACTTCCCACTAAAAAAAGTGTTCGGCCAAATGTTGTTTTGTTAAGAACCAGACCCCAGACAACTAGTGTAATTATTGCAACAACTAATAGCCAACGAATGGGGCCAATAATCGGTTGCCCAATATCGAGGAGAAAATTCGGAATTGATCCTGAAGGCTGTCCTTTTGTGTACGCCAAGGTAATTCCATTGATTACTGAAACCATGATAAGAGTCATAACTAAAGGCGGGATACCAATACACTGGATCCCAATTCCATTGATGAGCCCAATAACAATTCCGAGAACTATAAGAATAATGATCGCGAAAGGCAAATGAGAGACTTTTCCGCCAATAAAACTCGCTCCCAGAAGTGCCCCCATTGACATTACCGCCCCTACCGATAGGTCAATACCCTCTCCACCAGATAAAATAACAAGTGTTTGACCAACTGTAGCAATCGCTAAAATGCTTGCTATAGCAAGAATATTTCCAATGTTATTTATAGAGGCAAAACCTGGACTTAAAATTTGCCCTAATATAAGAAGAAATAAACTTACAATAATTGATGGTGCATACACATTATTACGAACTATTGTGTTGAACCATTTTCTCGTTGTATTCTTTTTGTCTCTTGACGTTTGCGTTGCTTGTGTTGACAGCTGCTCCAACTCAACCATTTAATCCGCCTCCTTTTAATAAGTCAAACCTGTTCTCTTTCCTCTAAGCCAAGTTGCTCCAAGTACACCCATTAAAATGATTACCCCGGATAATAGATCCTGATAAAATGGTGAGATCTGTGCCGCCAAAACGGTTGTTGTAACCAGCCCCAAAAATATTGCTCCAAAAATTGCCCCCATTACTTCGCCGCTTCCTCCCAAGAGAGAAATCCCACCTATCACACACGCAGCAATGGCATTCAAGGATAGAGGTAATCCAACCAGAGGATCTCCTGATCCGACACTCCCAGTAAGTGCAATTGCGCCTATGCCGGATACAAATGCGGCGAACACATAAGTGAAAAATTGCATCCATTGTACGGGAATAGCCGATACATATGCCTTCCGTTCATCCCGGCCTAATGCAAAAAGCCAAATACCAGCGGGTGTCATTTTAATGAAGATCCATAAAACTAAGGCAATCAAAATAAAATAAACGGGCGTAGGAATTGAAAATAATAATCCATTATATAATTGAACAAAATCCATAGGTGCCTGGCCCCCAGGTGTAGGCATAACCCATAACGCTAATCCAGCCGCCACAGAGGATGTGGAAAAAGTTGCTAAAAGTGGATTCACACGTAGAAACCCGATGACGAATCCGTTGAGGATTCCCACTAGTATTGCCACTACCAAAGCAGATCCCAAAGCTGCTCCCATCCCCCATCCTTTTCCAAAAAGGGTAATCAACATAACGTTCACAAGTGACACGATAGCCCCTAAGGAGATGTCAATTCCACCGCCAAGCATAACAACCGCTGAACCTATCGATACACAAATGAGTGGAGCATAGGAAGAAATAAATCCTGCCAAAGAAGACAAAGATAAAAATCCCGGAGTGATAATAATGTTCAAAATGAGAAAAACAATCATCAAACCAAAAACGGGAAGTAAATTCCATTTAAGGATTCTCATCGTAATCATGCACCCCTCAGTATTGAAGCTGAGACAATATTTTCAGTGGAAATTTCCGATCCACTTAAAATTCGAACAATTTCCCCTTCATACATAACCAGAATACGTGACATTGGGGCCATCCGAGAAAGCTGAACGAGTTCTTCGTCATCACTTGAGACAAATATCACACTGGAACCTTCCTTAATTAAGTCACACATAATACGGTGGACATCAAGTCGCGCTTGAACATCGATTCCTTTCGTAGGGTCATCTGCCAATAATATGAGCGGTTTTGTAATGATCCAGCGACCAATCACGACTTTTTGTTGATTACCTCCACTCAATGTTTTGATCGGTTGTTTTGGAGTATCGAATTTGACACCATACTCGTGCAATAACTGTTTTTCGTCGATATTCTTCTGCTTCATGACAAGCTTTTTTACCGCACTAAGATTCTCGGAAAGAGATCTCCCTGCAAATACACCTTCATGCTCACGATCTCCTGAAATAAATGCCAAGCCTTCATTCACTGCATGACGAGGGGATGCAATATGTTTCTTAACTCCATTAATGTAAAGGTTAACAGTACCTTTCATTCCAAAAAGAGTTCTTACCAAGTCCGATTGACCATGACCCTGTAAACCTGCGATGCCAACAAATTCCCCAGGTCTTATGTCCAATTTAATGCGAGTTTTAAATTGCGTGAGATATAGTTCAGGCACTGACAAAACCGGATGTTCCGAAATATTACTCTCGTTTTCTATAGAATGAATCAGCGGAAACTTATCGACCACTTCTCTTCCACTCATCATCGATAAGAGCTCATTTTGATCCTTTTCTTCTATACCGACCGTTTCAATTGTTTCCCCATTTCTCATTACTGTAACTGAATCGCAAATCGAGTAGATTTCCGACATTCGATGAGAAATAAATAAAACAGAAGCTCCTTCATTTTTTAGATAGCGAAGCATTGTTTTTACAATTTCTACTTCTTCTCGATAAAGAGCAGAGGTAATTTCGTCTACAATTAAAATTTTCGGCTTTTGTATCAGCGCTTTTGCAAACTCAATGAGATATTGTTGATTGGGAGAAAGATCACTTACCTTTTTACCCAATAAATGATCCAGTTGCATTTCTTTCAGAATGAATAATGCCTTCTCCCTCAACTCTTTATGATCGGTAAAGAGGCCCAACCGTTTTGGGATGTTACACATTAAAAGATTCATTTCTACTGATAAATTAGTAAACAAACTAAGTTCTTGCGAAGTGATTACAATCCCTTGCCGTTTGGAATAAGCAGGAGAACGAAGCGCACAAGGTTTTTCGTAAAGTTCAATCTGTCCTTCATCGGGTTTAATAGCTCCTCCAAGAATCCTTGCCAATGTACTTTTACCTGATCCATTTCCACCTAAGAGCGCTCGAATTTCTCCTTTTTCCACAGATAATGTCGCATTTGACAGGGCTACGACAGAGCCAAAAGATTTCTTGATATTTTGACAGCGAAGAGCGATCATTAGATTCATCTCCCTTTGTATTGCATTAGCGGATCGTTGTTTATTAACGATCCGCTAATATATCAGTATTTTTTATTGAAATAAAGAATCCACTTGTTCTTGAGTAAGTGATGCATCAAGAGATGCGTTATCAGGCTGTCCTTGTCCCAATTTAACCGCTTCATCAAGTGAGATAGCTTTGGTAAATTTAAGCCCCTTCATCCAAGGTGCATCAGGTTGTGCATTTTTTGTCACTACATAGGGTGGATCTACTAAAATGGCATTCTTGAGATTTGGATCCAGCGGATTGGGTTGTAAAACTCCATCTTTGAATTTCTTACCCTGGAGCAAGTTTATCGTTACTTCTAATGCATCAACACCAACACCAGGTGCATATGGAACGGCAATCGAATTTAAATTCGGCATATTTGACCACTTACGTAAAAATCCAAACGTATAGTCCCCAGTCATAATGGGAGGAGATTGATTCGCGTTTTGATAGGCTTGTAAAACACCTTCGGCCATTACGTCCTGTTCCAAAATCCCATCGATGTTCTTATAAGTTGAGAGTAAGGTTGTCATTGCTGATTGCGCTGTTGACTCAGACCATTTACCAGGTACAGATGCGAGGACTTTTATATCTGGATAATGGCTTAATATGTCCTTAGCTGCTTGTTGTCGAATATTATCGGCTGTATTTCCAGGAAGACCTGTAAGTTCTACAATGTTTCCTTTTCCATGTAATTGATCGGCAATCCATTGGGTTTGGATACGCCAGAAGGCATCATTATTTCCAACAACAGCATAAGTGTCAGGATAAGCTGCAGGATCGTTCGTAATGACGACCAAGATTCCTTTCGCTTTCGCTTTTGCGATTACCGGCCCAAGGGAAGTGGCAGACACAGGATCGATCATCAAAGCGTCTACTCCACTGTTAATCATTGTGTTTAGCTGACTTAGTTGCTGCGAAACATCTGCATTCGAATTTGCGACTTGCAAGTCTTTGAGAATTCCAGAAGCTTTATACTTTTCGGCTGCCTTTTGAACATCCTCAACAAATTGCGATCGCCATGTATTTCCGAAATATCCATTGGCAAAACCAATGACGAATCCTTTCTTTTTATCGTTTGAGGCCGTGTTTTTATCTTGTAATCCAGACCCTGAACTCGAAGTTGACGTGGAAGTTCCGCAAGCTGTTAACATCGATAGTACTAATAATGCACCTGTAGCTATGGAAAACAGCTTATTCTTTTTCATAAATGGCTCCCCCCGTAATATCAAACCTTTTCAATCATGGGAAAATTACTTTCCTGATATTTTCGAATACTTATTTCATGGCCAGGTAAAATCCGTTGTGCAAGACGCCTTACTTTATTCATACTTTCATATATTTCTTTTGTACTAGTCAGAATCCCAGCAGGAATGTTTTCTCGTATGTTTTCTAATAAATTCGAAACATCCCCAGAAATACAAAGTGTTCCTTCTTCTGTTTTGACAAGTACCGACTGATGCCCCTCAGAATGTCCAGGTGTAAGGAACACTTTCAGTCCAGGGAGAATTTCTGCCTCATCATTAACAAACTTCCAACTAAAATAATCAACTGAGTGGTCATCAAATAATTCCCTCAAGTAAATGTCTTGTTGACTCGGAATTGGATTAAAAGCTGCTTTCCATTCGTTTTCCTGTACAATGAAGCGTGCCTTTTTAAATAAACGATTGTTTCCGCAATGGTCATAGTGGAGATGTGTGTTTATGACTATGTTCACATCTTCCGGGTTCCACCCAAGTCCTTGTTTAATAGCTTCGACAATGTATTCATCTGAATCCAGGTTACATGGACATACATGTTCCTCAACCCAGGTCTTATCATGAATTCCCGTATCTACAAGAATTTTATAACCGTCTCCAAAAATGGCTGTTGCCCATACGGGAATAGTGATTGCTTTTCCTACGTCTCTGCCGTAAGTCAAAGAAGACTTTTCAACAGAAAGTTCCCCCATTTTAAGAGCCATGACTTTCCATGTAGTTATCATATCAAGCTCCTCCTTGAAGTTATAAAACCATACCTCCACCGACATTAATGACTTCACCAGTAATATAAGCAGCCTGATCGGACGCCAGGAATGCAATCATATTGGCTACATCCTCTGGTTTCCCGGCACGTCCCATTGGAATTTTGGAAATCATGATATCCCATACTTTTTCCGGTACTGAACGA contains the following coding sequences:
- a CDS encoding acyl CoA:acetate/3-ketoacid CoA transferase, with translation MKIVKSEDLVRTIPDGCTIAFTGFGGMGQCDRILMDIRRRFLETGHPKNLTIFHAAGQSDRNNGIEYLAEEGLIKRIIGGHWGLAPKIRKMIEDNKIDAYCLPQGQLTHLFRTIANGLPGQISPIGLGTFVDPRIDGGKFNERTKTKENLVEILTIDDQEYLFYKAISFDYVLIRGTSADENGNITTEEEPLKLEILSAAQAAKACGGKVIVQVKYLAKSGTFHPKEVVIPGYLVDYVVIAENPMEEHRQIPNCVYHPVYSGELRVPVEQATPLPMSVRKIIGRRAVQELTKNAVVNLGIGIPGDVIGPITVEEGLNSDIILTIESGIIGGVPIGSNQFGIAKNAEVILDHGSQFDHYHGAGVDLAFMGAAEVDRFGNVNVSKFGNRSVGCGGFIDVTQPAKKVIFCTTFTTGGLEVEIDRGKIRILQEGKNKKFVSDVNQITFSGKYAAKHDKKVIYVTERAVFQLTLEGLELVEIAPGIDLERDILGQMDFQPKISDHLKLMDPRIFQPSPMELIMT
- a CDS encoding ABC transporter permease — translated: MVELEQLSTQATQTSRDKKNTTRKWFNTIVRNNVYAPSIIVSLFLLILGQILSPGFASINNIGNILAIASILAIATVGQTLVILSGGEGIDLSVGAVMSMGALLGASFIGGKVSHLPFAIIILIVLGIVIGLINGIGIQCIGIPPLVMTLIMVSVINGITLAYTKGQPSGSIPNFLLDIGQPIIGPIRWLLVVAIITLVVWGLVLNKTTFGRTLFLVGSNRRAAQLCGIRVNRTVILTYVFSGVIGILAGLVLLGYSGNAQLQMANDYTLLSIAAVVIGGTKLSGGEGTLIGAALGAIVLTLLTNVLVASGMPAGVRQVVQGLTLLVILIAYSRAPKLRQ
- a CDS encoding ABC transporter permease, which encodes MRILKWNLLPVFGLMIVFLILNIIITPGFLSLSSLAGFISSYAPLICVSIGSAVVMLGGGIDISLGAIVSLVNVMLITLFGKGWGMGAALGSALVVAILVGILNGFVIGFLRVNPLLATFSTSSVAAGLALWVMPTPGGQAPMDFVQLYNGLLFSIPTPVYFILIALVLWIFIKMTPAGIWLFALGRDERKAYVSAIPVQWMQFFTYVFAAFVSGIGAIALTGSVGSGDPLVGLPLSLNAIAACVIGGISLLGGSGEVMGAIFGAIFLGLVTTTVLAAQISPFYQDLLSGVIILMGVLGATWLRGKRTGLTY
- a CDS encoding sugar ABC transporter ATP-binding protein; amino-acid sequence: MIALRCQNIKKSFGSVVALSNATLSVEKGEIRALLGGNGSGKSTLARILGGAIKPDEGQIELYEKPCALRSPAYSKRQGIVITSQELSLFTNLSVEMNLLMCNIPKRLGLFTDHKELREKALFILKEMQLDHLLGKKVSDLSPNQQYLIEFAKALIQKPKILIVDEITSALYREEVEIVKTMLRYLKNEGASVLFISHRMSEIYSICDSVTVMRNGETIETVGIEEKDQNELLSMMSGREVVDKFPLIHSIENESNISEHPVLSVPELYLTQFKTRIKLDIRPGEFVGIAGLQGHGQSDLVRTLFGMKGTVNLYINGVKKHIASPRHAVNEGLAFISGDREHEGVFAGRSLSENLSAVKKLVMKQKNIDEKQLLHEYGVKFDTPKQPIKTLSGGNQQKVVIGRWIITKPLILLADDPTKGIDVQARLDVHRIMCDLIKEGSSVIFVSSDDEELVQLSRMAPMSRILVMYEGEIVRILSGSEISTENIVSASILRGA
- a CDS encoding ABC transporter substrate-binding protein, with the protein product MKKNKLFSIATGALLVLSMLTACGTSTSTSSSGSGLQDKNTASNDKKKGFVIGFANGYFGNTWRSQFVEDVQKAAEKYKASGILKDLQVANSNADVSQQLSQLNTMINSGVDALMIDPVSATSLGPVIAKAKAKGILVVITNDPAAYPDTYAVVGNNDAFWRIQTQWIADQLHGKGNIVELTGLPGNTADNIRQQAAKDILSHYPDIKVLASVPGKWSESTAQSAMTTLLSTYKNIDGILEQDVMAEGVLQAYQNANQSPPIMTGDYTFGFLRKWSNMPNLNSIAVPYAPGVGVDALEVTINLLQGKKFKDGVLQPNPLDPNLKNAILVDPPYVVTKNAQPDAPWMKGLKFTKAISLDEAVKLGQGQPDNASLDASLTQEQVDSLFQ
- a CDS encoding N-acyl homoserine lactonase family protein yields the protein MITTWKVMALKMGELSVEKSSLTYGRDVGKAITIPVWATAIFGDGYKILVDTGIHDKTWVEEHVCPCNLDSDEYIVEAIKQGLGWNPEDVNIVINTHLHYDHCGNNRLFKKARFIVQENEWKAAFNPIPSQQDIYLRELFDDHSVDYFSWKFVNDEAEILPGLKVFLTPGHSEGHQSVLVKTEEGTLCISGDVSNLLENIRENIPAGILTSTKEIYESMNKVRRLAQRILPGHEISIRKYQESNFPMIEKV